From the Gemmatimonadota bacterium genome, one window contains:
- a CDS encoding phytanoyl-CoA dioxygenase family protein, whose translation MPVLSEKDWDFWRENGYVVVHNAVPQENLDAMVDTVWTFLEMDRDNPEDWYKYKPYTRGNPCSMIAASGMVEIYQHQALWDNRQYPRLHQAFSEIWGTEKLWVSLDRANMKPPSRADKPDWQNEGMIHWDTDTSVPKVPFGVQGVLYLTDTSEDQGGFQCVPGFNNIFEEWVKTQPEDRDPRRPNLDDLEVKSIPGKAGDLLIWHRLLAHGNGHNRSDRPRLAQYITMSPAEGRGEAERDERIQAWRACRPTPRWPGDPRDWEHKTQEPAKLTELGKKLLGLTSWN comes from the coding sequence ATGCCAGTTTTGAGCGAGAAGGATTGGGATTTTTGGCGGGAGAATGGGTATGTGGTGGTACACAATGCGGTGCCGCAGGAAAATTTGGATGCGATGGTGGATACGGTCTGGACATTTTTGGAGATGGATCGCGATAATCCGGAGGATTGGTACAAGTACAAACCCTATACGCGCGGGAATCCGTGTTCGATGATTGCGGCATCGGGGATGGTGGAGATTTACCAGCATCAGGCGTTGTGGGATAACCGGCAGTATCCCCGCTTGCATCAGGCGTTTTCCGAAATTTGGGGTACGGAGAAGTTGTGGGTGTCCCTGGATCGCGCGAATATGAAGCCGCCTTCGCGGGCGGATAAACCCGATTGGCAAAATGAGGGCATGATTCACTGGGATACGGATACGTCTGTGCCCAAAGTGCCTTTTGGGGTGCAGGGGGTGTTGTATTTGACGGATACTTCGGAGGATCAGGGCGGGTTTCAGTGTGTGCCTGGGTTTAATAATATTTTTGAGGAGTGGGTCAAGACGCAGCCAGAGGATCGCGATCCCAGGCGGCCCAATCTGGATGATCTGGAAGTGAAGTCGATTCCGGGCAAGGCGGGTGATCTTTTGATCTGGCATCGGTTGCTGGCACACGGCAATGGGCACAATCGGTCGGATAGGCCCCGTTTGGCGCAGTATATTACAATGTCGCCAGCAGAGGGCCGAGGAGAGGCAGAGCGGGATGAGCGCATTCAGGCATGGCGAGCGTGCAGGCCCACGCCCCGCTGGCCGGGTGATCCGAGGGATTGGGAACACAAAACGCAGGAGCCGGCGAAGTTGACGGAATTGGGGAAGAAGTTGTTGGGTTTGACGTCGTGGAATTGA
- a CDS encoding cupin domain-containing protein, which translates to MGNKKDWRNQGVRVVTGDQLDFNTPQTPGMTRAAAINRASAGAEKLWAGTVEIHPNAKTGAHHHGALESVIYVVRGRARMRWGDQLEYVAEAGPGDFIYVPPYVPHQEINASEDEPLECVLVRSDQEPVVVNLDIPVVEEPEEVYWVDPIHSDPRDD; encoded by the coding sequence ATGGGGAACAAAAAGGATTGGCGAAATCAGGGAGTGCGGGTGGTGACAGGCGATCAGTTGGATTTTAATACACCGCAGACGCCAGGGATGACGCGGGCAGCGGCGATTAATCGGGCGAGTGCGGGGGCCGAGAAGTTGTGGGCGGGTACGGTTGAGATTCATCCGAATGCAAAGACTGGCGCGCATCATCATGGGGCGCTGGAGAGTGTGATTTATGTGGTGCGCGGCAGGGCGCGTATGCGATGGGGCGATCAGTTGGAGTATGTAGCAGAAGCGGGTCCGGGTGATTTTATCTATGTGCCGCCTTATGTGCCCCATCAGGAGATCAATGCCAGCGAAGATGAGCCTCTGGAGTGCGTGCTGGTGCGCAGCGATCAGGAGCCTGTGGTGGTGAATCTGGATATTCCGGTTGTTGAAGAGCCTGAGGAAGTGTATTGGGTAGATCCGATCCATTCGGATCCGAGAGATGATTAA
- a CDS encoding NAD(P)-dependent oxidoreductase, protein MVKRKLGYVGLGMMGGGMASHLVASGYDVAVHDLRDEAVQVLQEKGATGVNTPRAVAERSEVVISSLPTPQAVEQVALGPDGIVSGLSAGQVYIDMSSIDPDTTRRVGRAIAEKGGYMLDVPVGKGPADAARGGLTLMIGGDADVVASVQDVLDTLGDEQFYCGELGMGVTTKLVNNLVSCSVATLLGEAFAMGAAAGLDVGVLWDVMSNTAANSSHLQGSFKRRALVRNFDPYFKLRLSHKDLGLAAQMAASLGATNLMGAAAYQIQTIAMGMGLGDEDQTASIKVAEKTAGAEVRSVK, encoded by the coding sequence ATGGTGAAACGAAAATTGGGATATGTGGGGCTGGGGATGATGGGTGGTGGGATGGCGAGTCATTTGGTTGCGAGTGGTTATGATGTCGCGGTTCACGATTTGCGCGATGAAGCGGTGCAGGTTTTGCAGGAGAAGGGGGCAACGGGGGTGAATACACCCCGGGCGGTTGCCGAGCGGTCGGAGGTTGTTATTTCTTCATTGCCGACGCCGCAGGCTGTTGAGCAGGTCGCTTTGGGACCAGATGGTATTGTTTCCGGATTGTCGGCGGGTCAGGTTTATATCGATATGAGTTCGATTGATCCGGATACGACGCGCAGGGTTGGCAGGGCTATAGCGGAAAAGGGCGGGTATATGCTGGATGTGCCTGTGGGCAAGGGGCCGGCAGATGCGGCACGGGGTGGATTGACGCTGATGATTGGCGGCGATGCCGATGTGGTGGCGTCTGTGCAAGATGTGCTGGATACATTGGGCGACGAGCAGTTTTATTGTGGCGAGTTGGGCATGGGGGTGACGACTAAGCTGGTCAATAATCTGGTGTCGTGTTCGGTTGCTACGCTGTTGGGTGAGGCTTTTGCGATGGGTGCTGCCGCGGGATTGGATGTGGGTGTGTTGTGGGATGTGATGTCGAATACGGCTGCAAATTCGTCGCATTTGCAGGGGAGTTTCAAGCGCCGCGCCCTGGTGCGAAATTTTGATCCCTATTTTAAGCTGAGATTGTCGCACAAGGATCTCGGGTTGGCTGCACAGATGGCCGCTTCACTGGGGGCGACAAATTTGATGGGCGCGGCGGCGTATCAGATTCAGACTATAGCGATGGGGATGGGGTTGGGCGATGAAGATCAGACAGCGTCGATTAAGGTGGCGGAGAAGACTGCGGGGGCTGAAGTGAGAAGTGTGAAGTGA
- a CDS encoding phytanoyl-CoA dioxygenase family protein: MGVLTESQRALYEREGYLLASGLIPEDVAERAEAAMWRIMGMAPDEPETWHRKPEGVADFQAARGLSVFNGLRDRDLMACATPQYLKATAELIGEDDVHPPEAVHTQNKVPVNGEWSLPRAHVDGIPREHMHETFPGPYRIASLVFLSDVKHKGGGTAIFPGSHRKILALAESDREKYKYLFDLNRDIPRLDLGDPIELTPKRGDVLFFTYLFGHNGTANVGGRPRWMMRYFCSCQGCQTRWKKTEDWGLWSP, from the coding sequence ATGGGTGTTTTAACGGAATCGCAACGCGCGCTATACGAAAGAGAAGGGTATCTTCTGGCGTCGGGTTTGATTCCAGAGGATGTGGCAGAACGAGCAGAAGCGGCGATGTGGCGGATTATGGGTATGGCGCCAGATGAGCCAGAGACCTGGCATCGAAAACCCGAAGGTGTTGCTGATTTTCAGGCCGCGCGGGGATTGTCGGTGTTTAACGGTCTTCGCGATCGGGATTTGATGGCCTGTGCAACGCCGCAGTATTTGAAGGCGACGGCTGAGTTGATCGGCGAAGATGACGTGCATCCACCTGAAGCGGTTCACACGCAGAATAAAGTTCCCGTCAATGGGGAGTGGTCTTTGCCCAGGGCGCACGTTGATGGCATTCCCAGAGAACACATGCACGAGACGTTTCCTGGTCCTTATCGCATTGCGAGTCTGGTGTTTTTGAGCGATGTGAAACACAAGGGGGGTGGGACGGCGATTTTTCCGGGATCGCATCGCAAGATTCTCGCGCTTGCAGAGTCGGATCGAGAAAAGTACAAATACCTGTTTGACCTGAATCGGGATATTCCCAGGTTGGATTTGGGTGATCCGATTGAGTTGACGCCAAAACGCGGGGATGTGTTATTTTTTACGTATTTGTTCGGTCACAATGGCACGGCAAATGTGGGTGGGCGTCCGCGCTGGATGATGCGGTATTTTTGCTCTTGCCAGGGATGTCAGACCCGCTGGAAGAAGACGGAAGATTGGGGTCTGTGGTCACCGTGA